A region from the Bradyrhizobium sp. CCBAU 53340 genome encodes:
- a CDS encoding transcriptional regulator domain-containing protein, whose translation MAQVDWRSPDSYDYLNNADPTDIAWEFVRRNPEYQRDYQAVIAKSPTGEVTEEFRRKWGICFRP comes from the coding sequence ATGGCCCAAGTCGATTGGCGCTCCCCGGACTCCTACGACTACCTGAATAATGCTGACCCCACTGATATCGCTTGGGAGTTCGTGCGTCGCAATCCTGAATACCAACGTGACTACCAGGCTGTGATCGCCAAGAGCCCGACGGGTGAAGTCACCGAGGAATTCAGGAGGAAGTGGGGCATCTGCTTTCGCCCATGA
- a CDS encoding lytic transglycosylase domain-containing protein, with protein MRCVRHIHFTMRLFDGPQGPFSIPAPPCKGDVREEHLPLLNGAHKGFLHREEARRRTYLAQFGARLFAAPFLLLVLALCSASVAEETATGAEHEGAQPFETFIIEASQRFSIPVSWIVEVMAVESTGDVRARSPKGAMGLMQLMPDTWAELRRRHALGSDPFDPRDNILAGTAYLREMLDRFGPNGVFAAYHAGPLRYQEHLAGRPLPVETQAYVKRLGSVLDVDQQPTWKAGVTSSASSLLIPQSTHKPTDMPRTDDRSIRIVPSADIMNAISSRDILRIVPSSTGLFVARTDSRTMQ; from the coding sequence ATGAGGTGTGTTCGTCATATTCATTTCACCATGCGCTTGTTCGATGGACCGCAAGGCCCTTTCTCCATTCCGGCTCCTCCATGCAAAGGCGATGTTAGGGAGGAACACCTCCCGCTGCTGAATGGCGCGCACAAAGGCTTTCTCCATCGGGAAGAGGCGCGCAGGAGGACGTACCTGGCACAGTTTGGCGCGCGCCTGTTCGCTGCACCCTTCCTGTTGCTCGTGCTCGCGCTTTGCAGTGCTTCGGTCGCCGAGGAGACAGCAACAGGGGCGGAGCACGAAGGGGCCCAGCCATTCGAAACCTTCATCATCGAAGCTTCACAGCGTTTTTCCATTCCAGTCTCCTGGATTGTCGAGGTGATGGCTGTCGAAAGCACTGGAGACGTTCGTGCCAGATCGCCCAAAGGCGCCATGGGGCTGATGCAGCTCATGCCCGACACCTGGGCCGAATTGCGCCGCCGGCACGCCCTCGGCAGCGATCCGTTCGACCCCCGTGACAACATCCTGGCAGGAACGGCGTATCTGCGTGAAATGCTCGACCGCTTCGGACCGAACGGCGTATTTGCTGCCTATCACGCAGGACCGCTGCGCTATCAGGAGCATCTTGCCGGGCGTCCATTGCCTGTCGAAACCCAAGCCTATGTGAAGAGGCTTGGGTCCGTGCTGGACGTCGATCAGCAACCGACCTGGAAGGCTGGCGTCACGTCATCAGCATCGTCGCTGCTCATTCCGCAGTCAACTCATAAGCCAACTGACATGCCGAGAACGGACGACCGGTCGATAAGGATTGTGCCTTCGGCAGACATCATGAACGCTATCTCCTCGCGAGATATTCTGCGGATCGTTCCAAGCTCGACTGGTCTATTCGTGGCGCGGACCGATTCTCGCACCATGCAATGA
- a CDS encoding helix-turn-helix domain-containing protein: protein MKARALVAWNIRRIRVDRGIPQEQLAYDAGIDRSYMSGLERKLENPTIDLLDRLADTLGVQLNELFLPLPKGATIHKTLPKGRKSTRLDRKKK, encoded by the coding sequence ATGAAAGCTCGCGCACTCGTAGCCTGGAATATACGCCGGATACGCGTCGATCGCGGTATTCCGCAGGAGCAATTGGCTTATGACGCGGGAATAGATCGTTCGTATATGAGTGGTCTTGAGCGGAAGTTGGAAAATCCTACGATTGATTTGCTTGACCGGTTGGCTGACACCCTCGGTGTCCAACTCAACGAGTTATTCCTTCCATTACCAAAGGGCGCTACGATCCATAAAACATTGCCTAAAGGGCGCAAATCGACCCGACTTGACCGCAAGAAGAAATAA
- a CDS encoding replication initiator protein A produces the protein MRRIQQADRHQLELFRALPGDLAPRDAQDLMAYPFFSLAKTKRIVPIDFCAGTTSIRVEAVPEHGMATIWDADVLIWAASQIVEARDAGLKTSRLIAATPYEILTFVGRGTSARDYDRLKAGLDRLQSTTVLTSIRQPAERRRHRFSWINEWKEAADAYGRPFGIELILPDWFYAGVIDDALVLTIDRAYFDLTGGLERWLYRLVRKHGGRQRGGWSFDLAHLHAKSGSLSPLKHFAYDVRQIVQRQTLPGYRLVLTRDPNGRERLNFASIPNLPVTARLSARRSGPISGDNL, from the coding sequence ATGCGACGCATTCAGCAAGCCGACCGCCATCAGCTTGAGCTTTTCCGCGCCCTGCCGGGAGATCTTGCTCCACGCGATGCGCAGGATCTGATGGCTTATCCATTCTTTTCGCTGGCTAAGACCAAAAGGATCGTGCCCATCGATTTCTGCGCCGGAACAACCTCAATCCGCGTCGAAGCTGTCCCGGAGCACGGCATGGCAACGATCTGGGACGCCGACGTCCTGATTTGGGCTGCCTCCCAGATCGTCGAAGCTCGCGATGCCGGTCTGAAAACATCACGCCTGATAGCCGCAACGCCATATGAGATTCTGACGTTCGTCGGCCGCGGCACCAGCGCACGCGACTACGACCGGCTGAAGGCAGGTCTTGACAGACTTCAGTCAACGACCGTGCTGACCTCGATCCGTCAACCCGCAGAACGGCGGCGGCACCGCTTCTCCTGGATTAACGAGTGGAAGGAAGCCGCTGATGCATATGGCAGACCATTTGGGATCGAACTGATCCTGCCAGATTGGTTCTATGCCGGCGTGATCGATGACGCTCTCGTTCTGACGATCGACCGCGCCTATTTCGACCTGACAGGTGGCCTTGAGCGCTGGCTTTACCGGCTGGTGCGCAAGCACGGCGGCCGGCAGCGCGGCGGCTGGAGCTTCGACCTTGCCCATCTTCATGCCAAGTCCGGCAGCCTCTCGCCGCTCAAGCATTTTGCCTACGACGTTCGACAGATTGTCCAGCGGCAGACATTGCCGGGCTATCGGCTCGTCCTCACGCGCGATCCAAACGGCCGCGAGCGGCTGAACTTCGCCTCGATCCCAAACCTTCCCGTTACGGCGCGCCTGTCGGCGCGTCGTTCGGGACCAATTTCAGGGGACAACCTGTGA
- a CDS encoding DUF2285 domain-containing protein — MTKFNLNPEVADAPPAGDAMTSYDEQHVVTYMRLLQAESEGADWSEVARIVLHIDSDREPERARTAYQTHVQRAKWLTEQGRLLRGPRST; from the coding sequence ATGACCAAGTTCAACTTAAATCCCGAAGTGGCCGATGCCCCTCCCGCTGGGGACGCCATGACCTCCTACGACGAACAGCATGTCGTAACCTACATGCGCCTTCTGCAGGCGGAGAGCGAGGGGGCCGATTGGTCCGAGGTCGCTCGGATCGTGTTGCACATCGACTCCGATCGCGAGCCGGAGCGTGCGCGTACTGCATACCAGACACATGTTCAGCGCGCGAAGTGGTTGACCGAACAGGGACGTCTGTTGCGCGGACCTAGATCAACCTAG
- a CDS encoding DUF2840 domain-containing protein: MSDLTEVEVLWLEKRIENRVRFGRNVEERKLDRHRRVLAFAPGSIFAFVRWTSNDFGTVISRIDILRAVAAGQRCSTVPYVKPGGDILLRLSGWPKVERVLQMIDAVEALGIDPADVAPDHWQHVHNRLSVNESPRPYTKARHQAWLRRRRIIR; the protein is encoded by the coding sequence ATGAGCGATCTCACCGAGGTGGAAGTGCTGTGGCTGGAGAAGCGGATCGAGAACCGGGTTCGATTTGGCCGCAATGTCGAGGAACGGAAGCTCGATCGCCATCGTCGCGTCCTGGCATTTGCTCCAGGCAGCATCTTTGCGTTCGTTCGTTGGACGTCGAATGATTTCGGGACGGTGATTTCGCGCATTGATATCCTGCGTGCCGTCGCCGCGGGTCAGCGCTGCTCGACCGTGCCCTATGTGAAGCCAGGAGGCGACATTCTGCTTCGCCTTTCTGGCTGGCCGAAGGTCGAGCGCGTGCTGCAGATGATCGATGCCGTCGAGGCACTTGGTATCGATCCGGCTGATGTCGCCCCAGATCATTGGCAGCATGTCCACAACCGTCTTTCCGTCAATGAAAGCCCACGTCCCTACACGAAAGCTCGCCATCAGGCCTGGCTTCGCCGGCGGAGGATCATCCGATGA
- a CDS encoding S26 family signal peptidase codes for MRGRMMTLLAMCGAAAAIAVTIVEGRTPAFIWNASPSVPIGLYRLRSAETLYVTELVAVQPPEPLASFLDLKGYLPLGLPMLKRILALPGQTVCRTGLAISVDNIAMGEARERDGRGRPLPDWQGCRVVGPAELFLMNWQSDESFDGRYFGFLPAAAVIGRADPVWTSEE; via the coding sequence ATGAGAGGGCGGATGATGACGCTGCTTGCGATGTGCGGGGCTGCCGCAGCGATCGCCGTAACCATCGTGGAAGGGCGAACGCCGGCCTTCATCTGGAATGCATCGCCGAGCGTGCCCATCGGCCTTTACCGCCTGCGTTCCGCAGAGACTTTGTATGTCACGGAGCTGGTTGCGGTTCAGCCGCCTGAACCGCTGGCGAGCTTCCTCGACCTGAAGGGCTATTTGCCGCTCGGCCTTCCTATGCTCAAACGTATCCTCGCGCTCCCCGGGCAGACGGTTTGCAGAACAGGCCTCGCCATCTCGGTGGACAACATTGCTATGGGTGAGGCGCGTGAGCGTGACGGCCGCGGCCGTCCGCTGCCAGACTGGCAGGGCTGCCGCGTCGTCGGGCCGGCCGAGCTCTTTCTCATGAACTGGCAATCGGATGAGTCCTTCGACGGCCGGTATTTTGGCTTTCTTCCAGCCGCAGCCGTGATCGGCCGTGCGGACCCGGTGTGGACCTCGGAGGAGTGA
- a CDS encoding DUF736 domain-containing protein, producing the protein MANIGTFKKVGNDFQGEIVTLSLQARGVRIVAETNRSNENAPSHRIYVGRAEIGAAWSKRSEEGRDYLSIKLDDPSFNAPIYASLFDDEGGEGYNLLWSRPRKNGE; encoded by the coding sequence ATGGCTAATATCGGAACTTTCAAGAAGGTCGGCAATGATTTCCAGGGCGAGATCGTCACGCTGAGCTTGCAGGCTAGGGGCGTCCGCATCGTCGCCGAGACCAACCGCTCCAACGAGAACGCGCCCAGCCACCGCATCTATGTGGGTCGGGCCGAGATCGGCGCAGCCTGGTCGAAGCGCTCCGAAGAGGGCCGCGACTACCTCTCGATCAAGCTTGACGATCCCTCCTTCAACGCGCCGATCTACGCGAGCCTGTTCGACGACGAAGGTGGCGAGGGCTACAACCTGCTCTGGTCCCGGCCGCGCAAGAACGGCGAGTGA
- a CDS encoding DUF2285 domain-containing protein — MRRAADGWHAVLRIGTVNHRVWLKDEPSIGHRYAAKLPFDENLPPRAHAARRLWRALNGRAAGPAFHELSKQRRDRLRQVARALDARHAGSSYRVIALALLGKKSVPKQAWKTHDSRSLIIRLVHDGFSLMRGGYCRLLRSGRRNK, encoded by the coding sequence ATGCGTCGCGCCGCTGATGGGTGGCACGCCGTGCTGCGCATCGGGACCGTGAACCACCGTGTCTGGTTGAAGGATGAACCTTCCATTGGTCATCGCTATGCCGCCAAACTTCCCTTCGATGAGAACTTGCCGCCGCGAGCGCATGCAGCTCGCAGATTGTGGCGCGCGCTCAACGGACGCGCGGCAGGCCCCGCTTTCCACGAACTTTCCAAACAGCGCCGGGATCGCCTAAGGCAAGTCGCGCGTGCGCTCGACGCACGTCATGCCGGTAGCAGCTATCGTGTGATCGCGTTGGCACTGCTTGGAAAGAAAAGCGTCCCAAAGCAAGCCTGGAAGACCCACGATTCCCGTAGCCTCATCATCCGTCTGGTACACGACGGCTTCTCCTTGATGCGGGGCGGCTATTGCAGGCTTCTGCGCTCCGGGCGCAGGAACAAATAG
- a CDS encoding AlpA family transcriptional regulator, producing the protein MPDPTAGLPPRFLRTPEAARYLGLSGRTLEKHRTYGTGPTYRKIGGRVVYALDDLKAWADLGAKTSTSDPGKDTVLPAKKHSQLRRYAGQEHR; encoded by the coding sequence ATGCCCGATCCGACCGCCGGACTTCCTCCGCGTTTCCTGCGCACTCCCGAGGCTGCACGCTACCTCGGCCTGTCTGGCCGCACGCTGGAAAAACATCGCACTTACGGTACCGGGCCGACCTACCGGAAGATCGGCGGCCGCGTCGTCTACGCCTTGGACGACCTGAAAGCGTGGGCCGATCTCGGCGCCAAAACGTCCACTTCTGACCCTGGCAAAGACACGGTGCTGCCGGCCAAAAAGCATTCGCAACTACGTCGTTATGCCGGCCAGGAACACCGCTGA
- a CDS encoding helix-turn-helix domain-containing protein has translation MDMRKLVGRNFAKLRKQKRFTQEKFADLSGFTQQYISDLERGRRNPTVVSLFQLASALGVTPVDLIAPDEEARNEGKLAKRK, from the coding sequence ATGGACATGCGCAAGTTGGTCGGCCGGAATTTCGCAAAGCTGCGGAAGCAAAAGCGCTTTACGCAGGAGAAGTTCGCCGACCTGTCCGGCTTTACTCAACAATACATCAGCGACTTGGAACGCGGCCGCCGCAATCCAACCGTCGTAAGCCTGTTCCAGCTCGCCAGTGCGTTGGGCGTCACTCCGGTTGATCTCATCGCGCCGGACGAGGAGGCGCGAAACGAAGGAAAACTGGCCAAGCGGAAGTAA